From a single Mycolicibacterium mengxianglii genomic region:
- the hisD gene encoding histidinol dehydrogenase → MTMATAPRTAIPTVDLKAPQRDSVERGSTTSVRSTVESVIEDIRTRGDAAVREYSEKFDNYSADSYLLSPEKIEEIMARVPRQVIEDIEFVQEQVRVMAQKQLESLTDFEIETHPGVFLGQKNVPIQAAGAYIPGGKYPLLASAHMTIVTAKVAGVERVAACTPLIRGEVPDATVAAMHLAGADEIYLLGGIQAVAAMAVGTETIRPVNMLAGPGNAFVAEAKRQLFGEVGIDLFAGPTEVLIVADEHADPFIVAVDLLSQAEHGPDSPAVLITTSEELGRAVIEHIDTILVDMPTRDFADPAWRDWGEVRVVQTLDEAYALADEYAFEHVQILTENPREALDKMHDYGALFLGEGTCVSYGDKVIGTNHVLPTRGAARYTGGLWVGKYLRTVTYQEVTNTDSSAFFGEVCGRAARVELFEGHARSGDVRAAKYRGEKLAWSDHEFTG, encoded by the coding sequence ATGACGATGGCCACCGCGCCCCGAACCGCGATCCCGACAGTGGATCTCAAAGCTCCTCAGCGTGACAGCGTCGAGCGGGGCAGCACGACCTCGGTGCGTTCCACTGTGGAGAGCGTGATCGAGGACATCCGCACCCGCGGCGACGCCGCCGTGCGGGAGTACTCGGAGAAGTTCGACAACTACTCAGCTGACAGCTATCTGCTCTCTCCCGAGAAGATCGAGGAGATCATGGCGCGCGTTCCGCGCCAGGTCATCGAAGACATCGAGTTCGTCCAGGAGCAGGTCCGGGTGATGGCCCAGAAGCAGCTCGAATCGCTGACAGACTTCGAGATCGAAACGCACCCAGGGGTTTTCCTCGGACAGAAGAACGTTCCGATCCAGGCGGCCGGTGCGTACATCCCCGGCGGGAAGTACCCGCTGCTGGCAAGCGCCCACATGACGATCGTCACCGCCAAGGTGGCCGGTGTGGAGCGCGTCGCGGCCTGCACGCCCCTGATCCGCGGAGAGGTTCCGGACGCGACGGTCGCCGCCATGCACCTTGCGGGTGCCGACGAGATCTATCTGCTCGGCGGTATCCAGGCGGTTGCGGCCATGGCTGTCGGCACCGAGACCATCCGCCCGGTCAACATGCTCGCGGGTCCCGGCAATGCCTTTGTCGCAGAAGCCAAGCGCCAATTGTTCGGTGAGGTGGGCATCGACCTGTTCGCCGGTCCGACGGAAGTCCTGATCGTGGCCGACGAGCATGCCGACCCGTTCATCGTCGCGGTCGACCTGCTCTCGCAGGCGGAGCACGGGCCCGACAGCCCGGCCGTGCTGATCACCACCAGCGAAGAGCTGGGCCGCGCGGTCATCGAGCACATCGACACCATCCTCGTCGATATGCCCACCCGCGACTTCGCCGATCCGGCCTGGCGTGACTGGGGCGAGGTTCGCGTCGTGCAGACGCTCGACGAGGCGTACGCGCTGGCCGACGAGTACGCCTTCGAACACGTGCAGATCCTCACCGAGAACCCGCGCGAAGCGTTGGACAAGATGCACGACTACGGCGCTCTGTTCCTCGGCGAGGGGACCTGTGTCTCCTACGGAGACAAGGTGATCGGTACCAACCACGTCCTTCCCACCCGGGGTGCGGCCCGCTACACCGGCGGTCTGTGGGTGGGCAAGTACCTGCGCACCGTGACCTATCAGGAAGTGACGAACACCGACTCGAGCGCTTTCTTCGGCGAGGTGTGCGGGCGTGCCGCCCGGGTGGAGCTCTTCGAGGGTCATGCGCGGTCCGGCGACGTGCGGGCCGCGAAATACCGCGGCGAGAAGCTGGCCTGGTCGGACCACGAATTCACCGGCTAG
- the phnA gene encoding phosphonoacetate hydrolase, with amino-acid sequence MNSRAFSVNDRTYVMPGAPVVVICIDGSEPDYHIEAIKAGRMPWLTRVLGGESSSWPAHCAMPALTNPNNVSIATGHPPKVHGISGNYIFDNATGEEVLMNDKRFLRAPTVFAAANEAGLDVVVVTAKDKLRRLLGAGLVEEGPNLNRGSAFVPPSRTGICFSAEKADQATLTDNGIDNVLELVGKPLPQVYSADLSEFTLAAGVAILETRGADLMYLSLTDYIQHKHAPGTETANAFYAMIDSYAAQLDALGAIVVLTADHGMSAKTDHNGVARVIYVEDEVRRILGAPAAVADNDGAEGIRVILPITDPYTVHHGALGSFASIYLPATADRNLVIEELRTIKGVQVVHSREDAVATYSLPADRIGDVVLLAEAGTAVGRYAEWHDLSGLDAPLRSHGALGELQIPFIINRRIPRPDLLDEPYGQPAYVHNYDAFWVATTLVSQHQTSPAASLA; translated from the coding sequence ATGAACTCTCGCGCATTCAGCGTTAACGACCGAACCTATGTCATGCCCGGAGCACCGGTGGTGGTGATCTGCATCGACGGCAGCGAGCCTGACTACCACATCGAAGCGATCAAGGCCGGGCGGATGCCCTGGCTCACCCGAGTCCTCGGCGGCGAGTCCAGTTCATGGCCGGCGCACTGCGCGATGCCCGCGCTGACCAACCCGAACAATGTGTCCATCGCCACCGGCCACCCACCCAAGGTGCACGGCATCAGCGGCAACTACATCTTCGACAATGCCACCGGCGAAGAAGTACTGATGAACGACAAGCGTTTCCTGCGCGCCCCCACCGTATTCGCCGCAGCCAACGAGGCGGGCCTGGACGTGGTTGTGGTCACGGCCAAAGACAAACTACGCCGCCTGCTGGGCGCCGGCCTGGTCGAAGAAGGCCCAAATCTGAATCGCGGCAGCGCGTTTGTGCCGCCATCGCGCACCGGCATTTGTTTCTCGGCGGAGAAAGCCGATCAGGCCACTCTCACCGACAACGGTATCGACAACGTGCTCGAACTCGTGGGCAAGCCCTTGCCACAGGTATATTCGGCTGATCTGTCGGAGTTCACGCTAGCGGCGGGCGTTGCGATCCTCGAGACCCGCGGTGCCGACCTGATGTACCTCTCGTTGACCGATTACATTCAGCACAAACACGCCCCCGGCACCGAGACCGCCAACGCGTTCTACGCGATGATCGACTCCTACGCCGCCCAACTCGACGCCCTCGGCGCCATCGTCGTCCTCACCGCCGACCACGGAATGAGCGCAAAAACCGATCACAACGGCGTGGCCAGAGTGATCTACGTCGAAGACGAAGTCCGACGCATCCTCGGGGCTCCCGCCGCTGTCGCCGACAATGACGGCGCAGAAGGGATCCGGGTCATCCTGCCGATCACCGACCCCTACACCGTGCACCACGGCGCGCTTGGCTCGTTCGCCAGCATCTACCTGCCTGCCACAGCCGACCGGAACCTCGTCATCGAAGAGTTGCGGACCATCAAGGGCGTACAGGTCGTGCACAGTCGCGAGGATGCAGTCGCCACCTACAGTCTGCCGGCCGACCGCATCGGCGATGTAGTGCTGTTGGCCGAAGCCGGCACTGCCGTAGGTCGTTACGCAGAATGGCACGACCTCAGTGGTCTGGACGCCCCGCTGCGTTCCCACGGCGCCCTGGGCGAACTGCAGATCCCGTTCATCATCAACCGGCGAATCCCCCGCCCCGACCTGCTCGACGAGCCCTACGGTCAGCCGGCGTACGTGCACAACTACGACGCGTTCTGGGTAGCCACCACGCTTGTTTCCCAGCACCAGACCTCCCCTGCGGCGTCGCTCGCATAA
- a CDS encoding cation:dicarboxylate symporter family transporter, whose protein sequence is MTQQPAAGAANSVAARRTPWYRHLYVWVLIAMALGTTVGLLWPTTGKALKPLGDAFVGLLTMALGPLVLCMVVAGIGAVANLASVGKVALRSIIYFEVVTTIALALGLLAVNVIRPGAGMHADVDSLEMTEKVADGVAAGQDLAWYDYFLQIIPTNIVASLADGAILPILVFAILFGISLQLIGERGRAIAHGVERLGEALFQVVRIVVWAAPVGVFGAMAFTAGNFGAASLGSLLELIATFYATSIVFIVVVLGGILLLVGLRPWRVLRYLKDEVLLALGASSSEVALPGIVRKLENLGVSKGTAGISVTAGYSFNLDGTCIYLTLTTVFIAQALGIDLSIGQQVLLLLVMLLASKGTAGVTGGGFVMLTTSVSSLSLIPVSGVMLVFGIDRFMSECRAVVNSLGNAVAGLVVARWQGEIQPAQVHAIMAGQVPGFVPELDPSAVAPAGAPLSANPKETEPSAAGSR, encoded by the coding sequence ATGACACAGCAACCAGCAGCCGGAGCAGCGAACTCCGTTGCAGCAAGGCGGACCCCGTGGTACCGCCATCTCTATGTGTGGGTATTGATCGCGATGGCGCTCGGCACCACGGTCGGCCTCCTCTGGCCGACGACCGGCAAGGCGTTGAAACCCCTGGGTGACGCGTTCGTCGGTCTGCTGACGATGGCGCTGGGTCCGCTCGTGCTGTGCATGGTGGTCGCCGGGATCGGCGCCGTTGCGAATCTGGCCTCGGTGGGCAAAGTTGCCCTGCGCTCGATCATCTACTTCGAGGTGGTCACCACGATCGCCCTCGCGCTTGGGCTGCTGGCAGTCAACGTGATCCGCCCCGGCGCAGGCATGCACGCCGACGTCGATTCGCTCGAGATGACCGAGAAAGTGGCCGACGGGGTGGCAGCCGGCCAGGACCTGGCCTGGTATGACTACTTCCTGCAGATCATCCCGACGAACATCGTGGCCAGCCTCGCCGATGGGGCGATCCTGCCGATCCTGGTTTTTGCGATCCTGTTCGGAATCAGCCTCCAGTTGATCGGTGAGCGCGGCCGCGCCATCGCCCACGGTGTGGAACGCCTGGGCGAGGCCCTGTTCCAGGTTGTGCGCATCGTCGTATGGGCTGCGCCGGTCGGCGTGTTCGGCGCGATGGCCTTCACTGCCGGCAACTTCGGCGCAGCATCGCTGGGCTCCTTGCTCGAGCTCATCGCCACGTTTTACGCCACCTCCATCGTGTTCATCGTGGTCGTCCTGGGTGGGATCCTGCTGCTCGTCGGGCTGCGGCCCTGGCGAGTGCTGCGCTACCTCAAAGATGAGGTCCTGCTCGCCCTGGGCGCCTCATCCTCAGAGGTGGCGCTGCCGGGCATCGTGCGGAAACTGGAGAACCTCGGTGTCTCGAAGGGCACTGCCGGGATCAGTGTCACCGCCGGCTATTCGTTCAACCTCGACGGCACGTGCATCTACCTCACATTGACAACGGTGTTCATCGCCCAGGCGCTCGGCATCGATCTGTCCATCGGCCAGCAAGTCTTACTGCTGCTGGTGATGCTGCTTGCCTCCAAAGGCACCGCGGGGGTCACCGGAGGCGGGTTCGTCATGCTCACCACCAGCGTCTCGTCGCTGAGCCTCATCCCGGTCTCCGGTGTCATGTTGGTGTTCGGGATCGATCGGTTCATGTCCGAGTGCCGTGCCGTGGTGAACTCGCTGGGCAATGCGGTAGCCGGCCTGGTGGTAGCCCGTTGGCAAGGCGAAATCCAACCAGCCCAGGTGCACGCCATCATGGCCGGACAGGTACCCGGTTTCGTACCCGAGCTCGACCCCTCCGCAGTTGCCCCCGCAGGCGCGCCGCTGTCCGCGAACCCCAAGGAGACCGAACCCTCAGCCGCCGGGTCTCGGTGA
- a CDS encoding LysR family transcriptional regulator: MTLPSLHRLRVFAAIADAGSVSAGARALGITQSTASTHLRQLETEVGSLLIERTGKQFRPTEAGTVLLGYAQRMIAIADEAVDDLAGISLRPLTGALTVGATTTTTEGRFLPTALHRFAAAYPEVTLDLRVDNSTTLLRSVLDGVVGVAIIAADVDDPALTVMALAPEDQTVIVSGNHPLAGSHVDTRVLRDSVVLLREQGSATRTYQEQLLSRWRIPGARTWTLASTSAIIGAVAAGLGLSCLPRVACRDALALGRIAELTLDPPPPARPVCLVRRTDHHLTRAEEHFLTLITESQQP, from the coding sequence GTGACTCTGCCGAGCCTGCACCGGCTTCGGGTGTTCGCCGCCATCGCCGACGCAGGCAGCGTGTCGGCAGGCGCCCGTGCACTGGGAATCACCCAATCGACCGCATCAACGCATCTCCGGCAGCTGGAGACCGAGGTCGGATCCCTGCTGATCGAGCGAACCGGAAAGCAGTTCAGGCCAACAGAAGCCGGCACCGTACTGCTGGGGTACGCACAACGCATGATCGCCATCGCCGACGAAGCGGTCGACGACCTTGCCGGGATCAGCCTGCGACCACTGACCGGGGCCCTCACGGTCGGGGCGACCACGACGACAACCGAGGGCCGGTTCCTGCCTACCGCACTGCACCGCTTCGCCGCCGCCTACCCTGAAGTCACGCTCGATCTGCGCGTCGACAATTCGACGACACTGCTGCGCAGCGTGCTCGACGGCGTGGTCGGTGTCGCGATCATCGCCGCAGACGTCGACGATCCCGCCCTCACCGTCATGGCGCTGGCGCCAGAGGACCAGACCGTCATCGTCTCCGGCAACCACCCGCTCGCCGGCTCGCATGTAGACACGCGGGTGTTACGCGACTCGGTAGTGCTGTTGCGCGAACAGGGTTCAGCGACACGGACCTATCAAGAACAGCTCCTGAGCCGATGGCGGATCCCGGGTGCGCGCACCTGGACCCTGGCCAGCACCAGTGCCATCATCGGGGCCGTTGCGGCCGGCCTGGGCCTCTCGTGCTTACCACGCGTGGCCTGCCGAGACGCCCTGGCGCTGGGCCGGATAGCCGAACTCACCCTCGATCCACCGCCACCCGCGCGTCCGGTTTGCTTGGTCCGGCGCACCGACCACCACCTCACCCGAGCCGAAGAACACTTTCTGACACTGATCACTGAAAGCCAGCAGCCCTGA
- a CDS encoding SDR family NAD(P)-dependent oxidoreductase: protein MKIRHGDVALITGSSRGLGRHIALALAGRGMNVVLAARSQDGLDTVAAQVRAATGVTVSTVVVDLADRTQAASLVQRATEVAGPVDVLVNNAGIESTCQPEEAELDDLGAMTDVNLLAPMLLTRTVLPSMIERGRGHVVNVSSMAGLVVSPYEEPYSATKAGLIAYTRALRMTAQDRGWNLSASVICPGFMADEEGMYADMQSEFGASAPRSVGDMPAGAVGKAVVDAVEKDLPDVLVMPGAPRVFALASIATPRLFERIARSANLGAPFRTVAEQRSAQRKAGS, encoded by the coding sequence ATGAAAATTCGCCACGGGGACGTAGCGCTCATCACGGGTAGTTCCCGTGGGCTTGGTCGCCATATCGCGCTGGCGTTGGCGGGCCGAGGAATGAACGTGGTGCTGGCGGCGCGTAGCCAAGATGGCCTGGACACCGTCGCCGCACAGGTGCGCGCCGCGACCGGCGTCACCGTGTCCACAGTGGTGGTCGACCTCGCCGACCGCACGCAGGCGGCTTCTCTGGTGCAGCGGGCAACTGAAGTGGCCGGACCCGTCGACGTGCTGGTGAACAATGCCGGGATCGAAAGCACCTGTCAGCCAGAGGAAGCCGAGCTCGACGACCTTGGCGCAATGACCGACGTCAATCTCCTGGCTCCGATGCTGCTCACCAGAACCGTGCTGCCCAGCATGATCGAACGCGGCCGGGGTCACGTCGTCAATGTGTCATCGATGGCAGGACTGGTTGTCTCCCCCTACGAGGAACCCTACAGCGCCACCAAGGCCGGCCTCATCGCATACACGCGCGCCCTACGCATGACGGCACAGGATCGGGGCTGGAACCTGAGCGCCTCGGTGATCTGCCCGGGGTTCATGGCGGACGAAGAGGGGATGTATGCGGACATGCAGAGCGAATTCGGGGCGTCCGCACCCAGATCTGTCGGAGACATGCCCGCTGGTGCGGTGGGTAAGGCGGTCGTCGATGCCGTGGAAAAGGATCTGCCTGACGTACTCGTGATGCCGGGCGCGCCCAGGGTCTTCGCCCTGGCTTCGATCGCGACACCCAGGCTGTTCGAGCGCATCGCCCGCAGCGCCAACCTCGGCGCACCGTTTCGCACGGTTGCCGAGCAACGCAGCGCCCAGCGAAAAGCAGGAAGCTGA
- a CDS encoding LacI family DNA-binding transcriptional regulator has product MSTSRDVARVAGVSQATVSRALSGGSVSPATRDKILQAAKTVGYVPNLGARAMKTGRVDTIGVVVADLTNPFYPEILNALTEYLDAAGKKVTLWNSDGPGNDAALEAINAGSVDGVIFTTVTEASAPLRAAIDRHSPVVLINRTVETLACDQVSSDNLTGGHAVADYFLDNGHRRIAFIGGPSTASTARYRRLGFAVRLSEAGVPLDAERTLEGPFSHDFGYSATMQLLRAEDPPTAIFCSNDLIAFGALDAARAARVAVPEDLWIVGYDDIAMSAWPAFDLTTVHQPSRAMAEAGAQALLDRIDNPTAPYKTLTFRSHLVVRGTTTPLADTPETARPSMAAE; this is encoded by the coding sequence ATGTCAACGAGCCGAGACGTCGCTCGCGTCGCCGGCGTATCTCAGGCGACGGTGTCTCGTGCGTTGAGTGGCGGAAGTGTCAGTCCCGCGACTCGGGACAAGATCCTGCAGGCGGCGAAGACGGTCGGCTACGTGCCCAATCTGGGCGCCCGCGCGATGAAGACCGGCCGGGTCGACACCATCGGCGTCGTCGTCGCCGACCTCACCAATCCGTTCTACCCCGAGATCCTCAACGCGTTGACCGAGTACCTCGACGCTGCCGGCAAGAAGGTGACGTTGTGGAACTCCGATGGTCCGGGAAACGATGCCGCGCTCGAGGCCATCAACGCCGGATCCGTCGACGGCGTCATCTTCACCACGGTCACCGAGGCATCCGCACCACTGCGTGCCGCAATCGACAGGCACAGTCCGGTCGTGCTCATCAACCGCACGGTCGAAACGTTGGCCTGTGACCAGGTCTCCAGCGACAACCTCACCGGCGGCCACGCCGTCGCCGACTACTTCCTCGACAACGGGCACCGCCGGATCGCCTTCATCGGGGGACCTTCCACAGCCAGTACCGCCCGTTACCGGCGACTCGGATTCGCCGTGCGTCTGAGCGAGGCCGGGGTGCCCCTCGACGCCGAAAGGACGCTCGAAGGGCCGTTCAGCCACGACTTCGGCTACAGCGCGACAATGCAATTGCTTCGCGCCGAGGATCCGCCCACCGCCATCTTCTGTAGCAATGACCTGATCGCCTTCGGCGCACTCGACGCGGCCCGGGCTGCCCGGGTGGCGGTACCAGAGGACCTGTGGATCGTGGGGTACGACGACATCGCCATGTCCGCCTGGCCGGCGTTCGACTTGACGACAGTCCATCAACCGAGTCGGGCCATGGCGGAGGCGGGCGCCCAGGCCTTACTGGACCGCATCGACAATCCGACAGCTCCCTACAAAACCCTCACCTTCCGTTCGCACCTGGTGGTGAGAGGTACGACCACGCCGCTCGCCGATACGCCCGAAACCGCCCGGCCCTCGATGGCCGCGGAGTAG
- a CDS encoding MFS transporter, giving the protein MATATLTPEKLRRRSVQSGTIGAIVEWYEYTVYGTSAALVFGHLFFPNLPGSIGQIVSLATFGVGFLARPVGAFVSGHLGDRIGRKATLIMTFSIMTAATAAIGFLPTYAQIGVAAPLLLCVLRLAQGFAVGGEWGGAAIIAVENSPRAKRGLFGSWPQIGVSAGLLLGTAVVSLSSWISGDAFDEWGWRIPFLLAIVLAFVGLFIRLRAAESPAFLTEKAKMEAELEKRKAPAVVLLRNYKKPLLIAIFGRFAEAGNYYLFTTFVLSYVTTTLGAPRSYGLIASMVGATANIIMIPVFGRLSDRIGRVKTFLIGGAIIVVTAWPIFELVHTGQLWGIIAGVTIFLALGHAMVYAPLPALYCELFPTALRYSGISIGYQMASILLASFTPALASAMVLWADGGLWMVITFAIVTTLIAMVAISFARDRRHLELDEIDTQLTAELAAPAKSAT; this is encoded by the coding sequence ATGGCCACCGCCACCCTCACGCCGGAGAAGCTCCGCCGACGATCTGTGCAGTCCGGCACCATCGGCGCAATTGTCGAATGGTACGAGTACACGGTCTACGGAACGTCCGCCGCGCTCGTCTTCGGACATCTCTTCTTCCCGAACCTGCCCGGTTCCATCGGTCAGATCGTTTCGCTGGCCACCTTCGGTGTCGGATTCCTGGCCCGGCCGGTCGGCGCCTTCGTATCCGGTCATCTCGGCGACCGGATCGGCCGGAAAGCCACGCTCATCATGACCTTCTCGATCATGACGGCGGCGACCGCGGCCATCGGATTCTTGCCCACCTACGCACAGATCGGTGTCGCCGCACCGCTGCTGCTGTGCGTGCTGCGACTGGCGCAGGGCTTCGCCGTCGGCGGCGAGTGGGGTGGCGCGGCGATCATCGCGGTCGAGAACTCACCTCGGGCGAAGCGGGGATTGTTCGGCTCCTGGCCTCAGATCGGTGTCTCCGCAGGACTGCTGCTCGGGACTGCCGTCGTCTCGCTGTCGTCCTGGATCTCCGGTGACGCATTCGACGAGTGGGGATGGCGAATCCCGTTCCTGTTGGCCATTGTGCTGGCCTTCGTCGGCCTGTTCATCCGGCTGCGGGCCGCTGAGAGCCCAGCCTTCCTGACGGAGAAAGCCAAGATGGAGGCTGAGCTCGAGAAGCGGAAAGCCCCCGCCGTGGTTCTGCTCCGCAACTACAAGAAGCCGCTGCTGATCGCCATCTTCGGCCGCTTCGCCGAAGCTGGAAACTATTACCTGTTCACCACTTTCGTGCTGTCCTATGTGACCACCACGCTCGGCGCGCCACGGTCGTACGGTCTGATCGCCTCCATGGTCGGTGCCACGGCGAACATCATCATGATCCCCGTGTTCGGACGGCTCTCGGACCGCATCGGTCGGGTGAAGACCTTCCTCATCGGCGGTGCGATCATCGTCGTCACGGCCTGGCCGATTTTCGAGTTGGTGCACACCGGTCAACTCTGGGGCATCATCGCCGGCGTCACGATCTTCCTGGCTCTGGGGCACGCGATGGTTTACGCACCGCTGCCGGCGCTGTACTGCGAGTTGTTCCCGACGGCCCTGCGCTATTCGGGAATCTCCATTGGCTACCAGATGGCGTCGATCCTGCTGGCCAGCTTCACCCCGGCGCTCGCCAGCGCCATGGTCCTGTGGGCCGACGGGGGACTCTGGATGGTCATCACCTTCGCGATCGTGACCACGTTGATCGCCATGGTTGCCATCTCGTTCGCCCGTGACCGCAGGCACCTGGAGCTCGATGAGATCGACACGCAGCTGACGGCAGAACTCGCGGCGCCGGCCAAATCGGCGACGTGA
- a CDS encoding NADP-dependent oxidoreductase has protein sequence MVRAFGYTRNGGPEVEEFLDLEMPTPLAGELLVEVRAAGVNPVDWKIRSGHYGGATQEGVPIAMGREVSGVVREVGKDVEGFTVNDEVFGTVATGSGGYAEYTVLPAEAAAKKPPQVSFTDAATLGIAAATAYDAVTQLALNEGQTLLINGIGGGVGVAAAQIARGLGINVIGTASEDKRTLVETLGATLVVYGDGVSDRVRQLMPGGVDAIFDLVGGDGLRAVADLLTDRDKLVSAGDPETVSELGGHMVERDRTTRVLEIVGAMVADGKLDPHVEDIRPLDEAAEAVAAVETGHARGKVVIEVSS, from the coding sequence ATGGTAAGAGCATTTGGATACACCCGTAACGGCGGACCCGAGGTGGAGGAGTTCCTCGACCTGGAGATGCCGACGCCGCTCGCCGGTGAGCTGCTGGTGGAGGTCCGTGCCGCAGGTGTGAATCCGGTGGACTGGAAGATCCGCTCGGGACACTACGGCGGGGCCACTCAGGAAGGTGTGCCCATCGCGATGGGTCGCGAGGTCTCGGGAGTGGTGCGCGAGGTTGGTAAGGACGTCGAGGGCTTCACCGTCAACGACGAGGTTTTCGGCACCGTCGCCACCGGTTCTGGTGGTTATGCCGAGTACACGGTCCTACCTGCCGAAGCCGCTGCCAAGAAGCCGCCGCAGGTGTCGTTCACCGACGCGGCGACGCTGGGGATTGCTGCCGCGACTGCCTACGACGCCGTCACCCAACTCGCCCTCAACGAGGGGCAGACTCTTCTCATCAACGGCATCGGGGGCGGCGTGGGCGTCGCGGCCGCGCAGATAGCCCGGGGCCTCGGCATCAACGTGATCGGCACAGCGAGCGAGGACAAGCGCACACTGGTCGAAACTCTCGGCGCCACGCTGGTGGTCTACGGCGACGGCGTGAGCGACCGGGTCAGGCAACTGATGCCCGGCGGTGTCGACGCGATATTCGACCTGGTGGGCGGTGACGGCCTGCGCGCCGTTGCTGATCTGCTCACCGACCGTGACAAATTGGTCAGCGCCGGCGATCCAGAGACCGTCAGTGAACTGGGCGGGCATATGGTCGAGCGGGATCGCACCACTCGCGTGCTCGAAATCGTGGGCGCGATGGTCGCCGACGGCAAGCTCGATCCCCATGTCGAGGACATCCGTCCACTCGACGAAGCCGCCGAAGCCGTCGCCGCGGTGGAGACCGGCCACGCCAGGGGAAAAGTCGTGATCGAGGTCAGCTCCTAG
- a CDS encoding NADPH:quinone reductase: MKAVTYTRTGGTSVLNYVDRPISEPAPGEVRVKVIVSGVNPTDWKSRQGSGFGGGGFDEIVPNQDGAGVVDAVGQGVHGVEVGDRVWMYLSAHQRPTGTAQEYTVVPAQRVVKLPENVSFDVGASLGVPAMTAHRALTVSEDGPSRLYPGALQGKFVLVAGGAGAVGHAAIQLARWSGATVVTTVSSAEKRDLAIAAGADHVVNYKTGDAAAEIREIAPNGVDLVVEVAPAQNAKLNAAVTAPRASIAVYATNGGDTVTLDVRQSMTLNSRYQFLLLYTVGDKALEAARDDVTAAAAAGALEVGSAWGLPVHRFLLSDTASAHAAVENGVTGKVLIDVQ, encoded by the coding sequence ATGAAGGCAGTAACGTACACCCGGACCGGCGGCACGTCCGTACTGAATTACGTGGACCGGCCAATATCTGAGCCCGCGCCAGGAGAGGTTCGGGTCAAGGTCATCGTTTCCGGTGTCAATCCCACCGACTGGAAGTCACGTCAGGGCTCCGGATTCGGCGGGGGCGGCTTCGATGAAATCGTGCCCAATCAGGACGGTGCGGGCGTTGTTGACGCCGTCGGGCAGGGGGTGCACGGCGTCGAGGTCGGGGACCGAGTGTGGATGTACCTGTCGGCGCACCAACGCCCGACCGGTACAGCCCAGGAGTACACCGTGGTCCCGGCTCAGCGCGTCGTAAAGTTGCCCGAGAACGTCAGTTTTGATGTTGGGGCGAGTCTGGGGGTCCCCGCGATGACGGCGCATCGAGCGCTCACCGTGTCCGAGGATGGTCCGTCGCGGCTGTATCCAGGCGCACTGCAGGGCAAATTTGTGTTGGTAGCCGGCGGCGCCGGGGCTGTCGGCCACGCCGCGATTCAGCTCGCACGATGGTCGGGTGCCACAGTTGTCACCACGGTCAGCAGTGCCGAAAAGCGCGACCTCGCAATCGCGGCCGGAGCCGATCACGTCGTCAACTACAAGACCGGTGATGCCGCAGCCGAGATCCGGGAGATCGCGCCGAACGGCGTCGACCTCGTTGTCGAGGTTGCCCCGGCGCAGAACGCGAAGCTCAACGCAGCCGTGACGGCGCCCCGTGCATCGATTGCGGTCTACGCCACCAATGGCGGCGACACTGTCACCCTCGACGTACGGCAGAGCATGACGTTGAACTCCCGGTATCAGTTCTTGCTCCTGTACACCGTCGGCGACAAGGCGCTCGAAGCGGCCAGAGACGATGTCACTGCTGCCGCAGCAGCGGGCGCGCTCGAAGTCGGGTCGGCATGGGGTCTACCAGTTCATCGATTTTTGTTGTCTGACACCGCATCTGCTCATGCCGCGGTCGAGAACGGCGTTACCGGGAAGGTGCTCATCGATGTGCAATGA